ACGCTCACCGACGAGGGTGCGGCGGATCCCCTGCTGGCAGGCCTCCCGCATACCTTCGGCGCGTTCGTCGGTCACAAGGAGGCGATCACCACGCTGCCGCCCACTGCGACGCTCCTGGCATCGTCGCCGACCTGCCCTGTGCAGATGTTCCGCGTCCGCCGGAACGTCTACGCCACGCAGTTCCACCCGGAGCTCGACGTCGACGGCATCACCACGCGCATCCACGCGTACGCCGAGCACGGCTACTTCGCGGCCGACGAGCTGGATCTGACGCTGGCGGCGGTCCGCAGCGCTGCGGTCTCGCACCCGAGCCGGATCCTCCGGACATTCGTGGAACGCTACGCCCGCTGACCGGCCGAGCCCGGCCTACAGGACCGGCGGCGTGTGCCAGATCCGGTCGATGTAGTCGCGGATCGATCGGTCCGAGGAGAAGAATCCCGACCGGGCGACGTTGAGGATGGACGACCGGGTCCAGGCATCCTGATCGGCGTATGCCGCGTCGACGCGAGCCTGTGCGGCGATGTACGACGCGTAGTCGGCCAGCACCATGAAGCGGTCGTCGTAGAGCAGATTCGACACGATCGGCTCGAACGTGGACCGGTCGCCGCCCGAGAACGCGCCGGAGGCGATCAGGTCGATCGCACGACGCAGCCCCTCGTCGGCCTGGTAGAAGTCGCTCGGCTTGTAGCCCTTCGCCCAGAGCGCCTCGACCTCGGGCTCGGTCATGCCGAACAGGAAGAAGTTGTCGTCGCCGACGAGCTGGCGGATCTCGACGTTGGCACCGTCGTCGGTGCCGATGGTGAGCGCACCGCTCAGGGCGAATTTCATGTTGCCCGTACCGGAAGCCTCCTTGCCGGCCAGCGAGATCTGCTCGGACAGGTCAGCAGCGGGGATGACGCGCTCGGCCAGTGTGACGTTGTAGTTCGGCGGGAACAGCACCTGCAGCCGGCCCTCGACCCGAGGGTCCGCGTTGACGACCGAGCCGACCGCGTTGATGAGGTGGATGATGCGCTTGGCCATCACGTAGCCCGGCGCGGCCTTGGCGCCGAAGATGAAGGTCCTCGGCTGTACATCCGCTGCGGCGACGCGACCGGACGCGATGCCTTCGTACAGCGTCACGATGTGCAGCACCTTCAGCATCTGCCGCTTGTACTCGTGCAGCCGCTTGACCATCACATCCAGCATGTGGCCGTCGCTGACCTCGAACCCGTCGCGGGTGCGCAGCACGTCGCTCAGCCGGCGCTTGTTGGCCGCCTTGACCTCGGCGAACTTCGCCCGGAACTCCGGGTCCTCCGCGAAGGCCTCCAGTCCGCGGAGTCGTTCCAGATCGACGGTCCATCCGGCACCGAGCGCTTCGGTGATGAGTGAGGCAAGCCCCGGATTGGCGAGGCGGACGAAGCGACGCGGCGTCACGCCGTTGGTGACGTTGGTGAACTTGCCGGGATAGAACTCGTCGAAATCGGGCAGGACCTTCTCGCGCAGCAGCTGCGAGTGCAGTTCGGCGACGCCGTTGACCTTCGCGCCGGCCACTGTCGCCAGGAACGCCATCCGCACCGACCGCTCCGGGAAGTCGGCGATGATCGACATGTTGCGGATGCGCATCTCATCGTCGCCGAAGCGCTCGCGCACGGCCGCGAGGAACTCGTCGTTGATGCGATAGATGATCTCGAGGTGGCGGGGCAGCAGACGACCGAGCAGGTCGACCGACCACATCTCCAGCGCTTCCGGCAGCAGCGTGTGGCAGGTGTACGCGAAGCACTGCTGGGTGATCGCCCACGCGGCATCCCACTTCATGCCCTTCTCATCGACCAGGACACGCATGAGCTCGGGAACGGCGATCACCGGATGCGTGTCGTTGAGCTGGAAGATGACGCGGTCGGGAAGATTCGCCAGATCGAAGTCGGGCGAGAGCGAGTGCTCGAGGAAGTCGTGGATGGATGCCGCGACGAAGAAGTACTGCTGCTGCAGGCGAAGCTCCTTGCCCTGGGGGGTGGAGTCCTCGGGGTAGAGCACTTTGGAGATGTTCTCGGCGAAGGTCTGCGCCCGCACAGCCTCGGCGTAGTCGCCGGCGTTGAAGATGCGCAGATCGAACGCGCTGGAGGCGACCGCGCTCCACAGCCGCAACGTGTTGACGCGGCCGTTGTGGTACCCGGGCACCATGTAGTTGTAGGGCACCGCCTGGACCGTCCAGCCCGGCACCCACCGCGAGCGCGCCACGCCCTCGTCGTCGTACTTCTCGGTGTACCCGCCGAACCCGATCGTCTGCGCCGCCTCGGGGTGGGGGAACTCCCAGGGCGATCCGAGGGTGAGCCACGCATCGGGCTGCTCGATCTGCTCGCCGTCGACGAAGGTCTGCCGGAAGATGCCGTATTCGTAGCGCAGTCCGTAGCCGGTGCTGGGGACGCTCATCGTCGCGAGCGAATCGATGAAGCATGCCGCCAGACGTCCGAGGCCGCCGTTGCCGAGGCCGGGCTCGACCTCGAGCTGGCGCAGATCGTCGATGTCGATGCCGCATGCGGCCATCGCCTCGGTCGCGATGTCGGTCAGCCGGGCGGCCAGCAGGTTGTTGTCCAGCTGACGACCGAGAAGGTATTCAGCCGAGAGATAGCAGACGCCCTTCGCCTGCACTTCGCGCTGACGGCGCTGATCCTCGAGCCACCGAGCCATGAGGTAGTCGCGCACCGTGTACGCCAGCGCCAGGTAGCGATCGTTCGGGCTGGAACTGGACAGCGCCACACCCTGCTCGTAGTTCAGGTTGTTGAGGAACTCGCGCACGAAGCCGTCCACCGAGGACGGCGGCCCGGTGACGGGCGCGACCGCCAACGGATGCGTCGCGACGGGCGCGGCGGATGCAGGTGCTGCGGTCGTGGGGGTGTGCTCCAGGGGCATGCAACGAAACTACCTACCGGCGGTGCCGATCCGCACATCGGGCCGCACTCTGGAACCGATCGTTTACAGCACCGTCATCTTTTCAGCGCTGCCGAGCGCTCCTTCTCCTCGTCGGCCCGAGCGTGGGTCAGCTCTTCAGTGGCCACTCGGACGCCATCTTCGGCGCGCTGCACCCGGCGCTGCGCGAACGTCGAGGCTCCGTGACGCGCCCGCACTCGGTCGGACTCCTCGTCCACCGAGGTGATGATGTATGCGCCGGCGATCAGGATCACCTGCGCCGAGAGGTTGATCCACAGCAGCAGCGCGATCAGGGAGGCGAACGAGGCCAGGAGCGGGTTCGACCCGGCGCCCGAGACGAACAGGCTGGACAGCTGTTGCAGCGCGATCAGGCCGACCGCGCC
This portion of the Microbacterium pygmaeum genome encodes:
- a CDS encoding glycogen/starch/alpha-glucan phosphorylase, whose amino-acid sequence is MPLEHTPTTAAPASAAPVATHPLAVAPVTGPPSSVDGFVREFLNNLNYEQGVALSSSSPNDRYLALAYTVRDYLMARWLEDQRRQREVQAKGVCYLSAEYLLGRQLDNNLLAARLTDIATEAMAACGIDIDDLRQLEVEPGLGNGGLGRLAACFIDSLATMSVPSTGYGLRYEYGIFRQTFVDGEQIEQPDAWLTLGSPWEFPHPEAAQTIGFGGYTEKYDDEGVARSRWVPGWTVQAVPYNYMVPGYHNGRVNTLRLWSAVASSAFDLRIFNAGDYAEAVRAQTFAENISKVLYPEDSTPQGKELRLQQQYFFVAASIHDFLEHSLSPDFDLANLPDRVIFQLNDTHPVIAVPELMRVLVDEKGMKWDAAWAITQQCFAYTCHTLLPEALEMWSVDLLGRLLPRHLEIIYRINDEFLAAVRERFGDDEMRIRNMSIIADFPERSVRMAFLATVAGAKVNGVAELHSQLLREKVLPDFDEFYPGKFTNVTNGVTPRRFVRLANPGLASLITEALGAGWTVDLERLRGLEAFAEDPEFRAKFAEVKAANKRRLSDVLRTRDGFEVSDGHMLDVMVKRLHEYKRQMLKVLHIVTLYEGIASGRVAAADVQPRTFIFGAKAAPGYVMAKRIIHLINAVGSVVNADPRVEGRLQVLFPPNYNVTLAERVIPAADLSEQISLAGKEASGTGNMKFALSGALTIGTDDGANVEIRQLVGDDNFFLFGMTEPEVEALWAKGYKPSDFYQADEGLRRAIDLIASGAFSGGDRSTFEPIVSNLLYDDRFMVLADYASYIAAQARVDAAYADQDAWTRSSILNVARSGFFSSDRSIRDYIDRIWHTPPVL